Sequence from the Actinocatenispora sera genome:
GGCCGGTCGCTCGCGGAGGAGGTTGTCCGATGAACGAGCTCGGCCAGCTGTACCAAGAGGCCACCGAGACCAGCAGACCGCCGTCGGCGAAGGCGGTCACCGAGAGCATCCAGCGCCGCCTCCGGCGTCGCCGCACCGGCCGGTTCGGCGTCGGTGTCCTCGCCGCGGCGGCCCTGGTGGCCGGCGGCATCGCCTGGCACGGCGGTATCGGCACTCCCTCGACGTCGATCAGCGCCGCGAGCCAGCTACCGGCCGACCGCGCGGTCGGGACGGGCGAGTACCTCCAACCGCAGGAGGGCAAGGACGGCACCACGGTGCTGCACACCACCTCCGGCGCGCGGTACGACCTGCCCGGCCGGATCGGCCCGACCGCCGCGGCGCTCGGCACCCCACTGTCGCCGGACGGCCGCTGGGTCGTCACCAGTGTCGGCAACGAGGTCGTGGCGCGGGACCTGACCAGCCACCGCACCTACCGGACCGCCCGCGCCGGCAAGGACGGGTTCCCCGTCGCCTGGTCCGCGGACGGGCGGTGGCTGGTGCTGCGCGCCGCGCCGAACGACAACGTCATTCACAACCGGCTGTACCGGGTCGATCTGACGAACGGCACGGTCCGCCAGCTCGCCATCGGCAACCAGGACGCGGACCGGCTCGCCGCGATCCTGCCCAACGGCCACCCGGTCTTCCAGGTACCGCGGGACAAGCCGAGGGCGAAGCCGACCGCCGCGAAGCAGCTCGGGTACGCCACAGGCGAGTACCAGGAGGTCGACCCGGACACCGGCACGGCGCTCAGGTACCACCCCGTCTACCACGCACAGGTGTGGCGCGCGCAGCACACGTCGCGCACCCACCCGGCGACGCTGAGCTGGGTGCCGCAGGCCCGGACTCCGCTGGTCGTCTCGCCGGACAACCACGACGGCGCCGCCGCGGTCAGCGAACCCGACAACGGGAAGCTGACCATCGGCAAGGTGCAGATTCTCGGCGACGAACGTCCGTACGGTTCCGACCCGACCAAGCGGGGCAGCGCTCCGGGGAACAAGTCCGAGGCACTCGGCACCCCGTTCGCCCGCGCCGGAGTGCCGGCCGACACGGCCGCGGCGGTACGCGAGTGGCGACCGGTGTCGCTCGTCCACGGCAAGCTCACGCTGCTGGGGCGCACCCAGCAAGGCAGCTACATCTACCGCATCACGGTCAACTTCTCGGACGGCTCGATGCTCTCCGGCCAGAGGGTCGACTACCCGGCGGGCAGCCTGCCGGCGGGCCTGTCCACCATGGCGTACTGACCGGGAGCCGCCGCGGCTCGCTCGGCGAGCGGCCCGCGGCCGGCTTCGGCGAACGCACGGCCCCGACAGCCGCCCGGCTGCCGGGGCCGTGCGCATCAGTGCGCGAGGCCGTTGATCTGGTAGTGCATGACGCGGTAGTTCTGGTTGTCGTACCACTGGCTGACGCAGACGTGGTAGTCGTCGAAGGTGGAGCCGGGGATGACGAAGCCGCCGTAGGGACTCGCGACCAGGTTGCCGACCTCCAGCCCGGGCGAGGTCGGCACGATGATGGTCTGTTCCGGCGTGGTGAACAGGTTCGAGGTGGGCAGCGGGAAGATCTGCGCGCGGATGCCGAGCGCGTCCATGTTCAGCCAGCTGAAGGAGTACTGGCCGCCCATCGCGCGGAAGCAGATCTCGCCCCACCTGCGGGCGCCGGTGATCGTGGTGGGCGGGTTGCCCCAGGCCCAGGCGCCGTTCGCGTAGCCCCACGGTTGGTAGGCGCCGGGTACGCCGAGCTGGTTCTGCGGTACCCGGTGCAGCAACAGGCCGGAGGTGATGCTGCGGTTGAACACCGTGGACAGCACGTAGCAGTAGCCGTCGTCGGCGACCGCGTAGGTCTTCTGCTGGAACTGCCCGCCGTACACCTCGGCGGGCCACTGGCACAGGTACTCCCAGGTCTCGCCGTTGTCGGTGGAGCGCCAGAAATCGGTGTGGTCACACTGATAGATGACCCCACGCATCAGGTGCATGTACATCGTGTCGCCGACGGTGAACACGTCGGACGGGATCGCGGTCGTGTAGCCGCCGCCGACCGGCGCGTGCCCCTCCGGTACCAGGCCGACGGCGCTCGATCCGCCGACCGCGCCGTCGATGGTCAGCGAGCCGAGGTTCGCCGAGGAGGACCGCAGGCCGACCGGGGCACGCCAGTTCGGGCCGCCGACCCCGCTGCCGTCGAAGGTGTCGCCGCAGACGAACAGGATCGAGCCGTCCGGGCAGCGGGCCGGGATGCCGAGGTCGGTCCACGGCGCCGCGAAGGCACCGGTCTCGGCCGGGCCGGTCAGGTTCTTCACCTTGAACCCGGTGACCAGGTCGGGGTGCACACTGCCGGCCGGAGCCGCGGCCCCCGCGGCCGGGTCCAGCGCGCCGGCGCCGAGCGCGAGGCCGGCGGCGGCGCCGAGTCCGGCGGTCAGCAGCCGGCGCCGGCCGAGGGTCGGCCCGGCCGGGTCGGGGCGGTGTCTGCCTGCGGTCACTGTTCGCCTCCGGTGCTCGGGCAGCTGACCGGATGGTGCCGAGGGTCCACCTTGCCAGCTGAATACCTTTTGGGTGAGAAATCGAATTCTCGCGCCTCGTCATGAGGCTGGCAAGACCCCCTCCCCCGGCCAGCGGATCCGCCCTCGACGCCCAGCACGGCGCGGCGACCTCAGGCCGGTACGGGCGGCCCGCCGTCGGGCAGATCCACGCGGATCGATAACCCGGACGTGCCACGCTCCCTGATTCGCGCGCACCCGGCCCGGACCGGCCCGTTTACTGGGCACGAAGTCGATCTTTGGAGGTACGCATGGTCGCCACCGGGGCCGCCGCACGTGCCGGCATGCGCCGGCCGGCCGTCGTCGTCGTGGTGTTGCTCGGCGTCCTGATCGGCGCGATCGCCGTGCTGGCCGCCCGTACGCCGAACACCACCAGAACCGCCGACGCGGACGAGACGGTGACGCTCACCGCCGCGGGCGACTCCGTCCGGGTGGCCCCGATCCCGGGCTGGCAGGTCGCCGCCCAGTCGGAGGACCAGCTGCGGCTGACCCACCAGGGCGACACGGTCAGTGTCACCGCCCTGGCGGTCGCCGGCCCACCGGCCAGCACCTCGACCATGTTCCAGCGCCGGGCCCGGCTGCTCGGCGTGCAGGACATCGCCGCGACCGAACAGGGCAGCCAGACCACCCGGCACGGGTACGCCGGTGTGCAGGGCACCGCGGTCGGCCACGACCGGATCGGCCGGCTGAGCATCCTGCGCCAGGGCGACCACGCGCTGTCGGTACTGGTGCTGGCCGCGCCGGACCGGTTGGACGGCTACCAGCCGCAGCTGACCACGCTGTACGACTCGATCACGGGGGCGAGCACATGACCGCGCCGGCACTCCGGTCGCCACGCGAGTTGCTGTGGCAGC
This genomic interval carries:
- a CDS encoding TolB family protein; translated protein: MNELGQLYQEATETSRPPSAKAVTESIQRRLRRRRTGRFGVGVLAAAALVAGGIAWHGGIGTPSTSISAASQLPADRAVGTGEYLQPQEGKDGTTVLHTTSGARYDLPGRIGPTAAALGTPLSPDGRWVVTSVGNEVVARDLTSHRTYRTARAGKDGFPVAWSADGRWLVLRAAPNDNVIHNRLYRVDLTNGTVRQLAIGNQDADRLAAILPNGHPVFQVPRDKPRAKPTAAKQLGYATGEYQEVDPDTGTALRYHPVYHAQVWRAQHTSRTHPATLSWVPQARTPLVVSPDNHDGAAAVSEPDNGKLTIGKVQILGDERPYGSDPTKRGSAPGNKSEALGTPFARAGVPADTAAAVREWRPVSLVHGKLTLLGRTQQGSYIYRITVNFSDGSMLSGQRVDYPAGSLPAGLSTMAY
- a CDS encoding DUF4185 domain-containing protein, translating into MTAGRHRPDPAGPTLGRRRLLTAGLGAAAGLALGAGALDPAAGAAAPAGSVHPDLVTGFKVKNLTGPAETGAFAAPWTDLGIPARCPDGSILFVCGDTFDGSGVGGPNWRAPVGLRSSSANLGSLTIDGAVGGSSAVGLVPEGHAPVGGGYTTAIPSDVFTVGDTMYMHLMRGVIYQCDHTDFWRSTDNGETWEYLCQWPAEVYGGQFQQKTYAVADDGYCYVLSTVFNRSITSGLLLHRVPQNQLGVPGAYQPWGYANGAWAWGNPPTTITGARRWGEICFRAMGGQYSFSWLNMDALGIRAQIFPLPTSNLFTTPEQTIIVPTSPGLEVGNLVASPYGGFVIPGSTFDDYHVCVSQWYDNQNYRVMHYQINGLAH